A single region of the Lactobacillus isalae genome encodes:
- a CDS encoding DivIVA domain-containing protein gives MTLTPMDIHNKEFSTKLRGYDSKQVDSFLDRIVDAYGDALDQIVDLKNENVELKKKVDKFEKVKDSINESLISAQENAEEIKKRTNKEAKEIIQKANQDADDILKKAQEDGDKKKAELQSQYDTLNHDYDLLKAKVEDFREAIQGMLKDQIKELSDSDWQYYLDKYYGRSRLYPADGSQPLEDAPIPDGPMDDNVQSTEENVVASNPEVDNNAVNEVNSVQEKEDNTEVLAGDSPVKETMHATEENTERRDGPVIIFPDDLKDN, from the coding sequence ATGACATTAACGCCAATGGATATTCATAATAAGGAGTTTAGTACCAAGCTTCGTGGATATGATTCCAAGCAGGTAGATAGTTTTTTAGATCGAATTGTTGATGCATATGGGGATGCACTTGATCAAATTGTTGATTTAAAAAATGAAAATGTTGAATTAAAGAAAAAAGTTGATAAGTTTGAAAAAGTAAAAGATTCAATTAATGAATCTTTAATTTCAGCACAAGAAAATGCTGAAGAAATTAAGAAAAGAACAAATAAAGAAGCTAAAGAAATCATCCAGAAGGCTAATCAAGATGCCGATGATATACTTAAAAAGGCACAGGAGGATGGCGATAAAAAGAAAGCAGAGCTCCAAAGTCAGTATGATACTTTGAATCATGATTATGATTTACTCAAAGCAAAAGTTGAAGACTTTAGAGAAGCTATCCAAGGTATGTTAAAAGATCAGATAAAAGAATTAAGTGATTCTGATTGGCAATACTACCTTGATAAGTATTATGGTCGCTCCCGTCTTTATCCAGCAGATGGATCTCAACCTTTAGAAGATGCACCAATTCCTGATGGGCCAATGGATGACAATGTTCAATCAACTGAAGAAAATGTAGTGGCATCTAATCCAGAGGTTGACAATAATGCTGTAAATGAAGTAAACTCTGTTCAAGAAAAGGAAGATAATACAGAAGTTTTAGCTGGAGATAGTCCAGTTAAAGAGACTATGCATGCGACAGAAGAGAATACTGAACGTCGTGATGGCCCAGTGATTATTTTCCCAGATGATTTAAAAGATAACTAA
- a CDS encoding YlmH family RNA-binding protein — protein MEKRQASSFYQHFDESERPTVDYFVGLFNRFLFKSEPILTDFLNPRQQYIFKEIVGGYAQLYSFGGFANAEKKRMFLCDWDQGYDPDMFKITLFEIDYPQKWSDLTHSQILGVLTHLGIELDTFGDIINDENENWQFFVKSELKDYFVEQIDRIGRTKVKLHEVPLSSVLVQEDDSIETSAVAISLRLDAVISAITNLSRSQVKKIIEDGEVKLNWHLVTQSNIIVSVQDMLSIRHYGRYEIINLTTTKKGKKRLEIKVWQAKKR, from the coding sequence ATGGAAAAAAGACAAGCTAGTAGTTTTTATCAACATTTTGATGAAAGTGAAAGACCGACGGTAGATTACTTCGTCGGTCTTTTTAATAGATTTTTATTTAAAAGCGAACCAATACTTACAGATTTCTTGAATCCAAGACAGCAGTATATATTTAAAGAAATTGTGGGTGGCTATGCACAATTGTATAGTTTTGGCGGCTTTGCAAACGCAGAAAAAAAGCGAATGTTTCTATGTGATTGGGATCAAGGATATGATCCTGATATGTTTAAAATTACACTTTTTGAAATTGATTATCCGCAAAAATGGTCGGATCTTACACATAGTCAAATCTTGGGTGTTTTAACGCATTTAGGTATTGAACTAGACACTTTTGGTGATATTATCAATGACGAAAATGAAAATTGGCAGTTCTTTGTTAAGAGTGAACTAAAAGATTATTTTGTTGAACAAATTGATCGAATTGGTAGAACAAAAGTAAAATTGCATGAGGTGCCTTTATCTAGTGTTTTAGTGCAAGAAGATGATAGTATAGAAACGAGTGCGGTCGCAATATCGCTTCGGCTCGACGCTGTCATTAGCGCGATTACCAATTTAAGCAGAAGCCAAGTTAAGAAGATTATTGAAGACGGAGAAGTGAAATTAAATTGGCATCTTGTAACGCAATCTAATATAATTGTTTCTGTACAGGATATGCTTAGTATTCGCCATTATGGTAGATATGAAATTATTAATCTTACCACTACGAAGAAAGGTAAGAAACGACTTGAAATAAAGGTATGGCAGGCAAAGAAAAGGTGA
- a CDS encoding YggT family protein, translated as MIFSIVGWILRIISDLLNIYSFLIVIYTLLTWIPRLLVTKVGRVLGKIVEPYLEIFERFIPPIAGISFAPVVALLVIYFVNNYVLYWIANIIRYILIR; from the coding sequence ATGATATTTTCAATTGTAGGCTGGATATTACGGATTATTTCTGATTTACTGAATATCTATAGCTTTCTGATTGTAATTTATACTTTACTAACTTGGATTCCAAGGTTGCTTGTGACTAAAGTTGGACGAGTACTGGGAAAAATCGTTGAGCCTTATTTAGAGATATTCGAACGTTTTATTCCACCGATAGCAGGAATTTCCTTTGCTCCTGTTGTGGCTTTATTAGTAATTTATTTTGTAAATAACTATGTCCTTTATTGGATAGCAAATATAATTAGGTACATACTTATTAGGTAA
- a CDS encoding cell division protein SepF: MAFDKLGRFFGIAEDDEMNEAPYTEAEEQQEEIPQAQKNERRANVVSINSGVSATSKIVLYEPRVYSDAKEVAQNLLNNKAVIINFARMDDEQARRIVDFITGTVYALNGEIQRVGDKIFLATPPKFETDGKIAELVEKKDKMD; encoded by the coding sequence ATGGCTTTTGATAAATTAGGCAGATTTTTTGGAATTGCTGAAGATGATGAGATGAATGAAGCACCTTACACTGAAGCAGAAGAACAACAAGAAGAAATTCCTCAAGCTCAAAAGAATGAAAGAAGAGCTAATGTTGTATCTATCAATTCTGGTGTTAGTGCTACTAGCAAGATTGTTTTGTATGAACCTCGTGTATATTCCGATGCAAAAGAAGTTGCTCAAAATCTTCTAAATAACAAGGCTGTTATTATTAATTTTGCACGTATGGATGACGAACAAGCTCGTAGAATCGTTGACTTCATCACTGGTACTGTTTATGCATTGAATGGTGAAATTCAACGCGTTGGTGATAAAATCTTCTTAGCAACTCCACCAAAATTTGAGACTGACGGTAAAATTGCCGAATTAGTTGAAAAGAAAGATAAAATGGATTAA